In one window of Streptomyces sp. FXJ1.172 DNA:
- a CDS encoding response regulator, translated as MTDERRPIRVLVVEDDPVAADAHVMYVGRVPGFVAVGKAHTGAEARRFLDRTAVDLLLLDLHLPDVHGLQLARSLRAAGHHADVIAVTSARDLAVVREGVSLGVVQYVLKPFTFATLRDRLVRYAEFHAAAGEASGQDEVDRALATLRAPTPAALPKGLSGPTLERVTSALRGAQEGLTAAGLAETVGISRITARRYLEHLVEAGRADRSPLYGQVGRPELVYRWVRGR; from the coding sequence ATGACGGACGAGCGGCGGCCCATCCGCGTCCTGGTCGTCGAGGACGACCCGGTGGCCGCCGACGCGCATGTGATGTACGTCGGGCGGGTGCCGGGGTTCGTCGCGGTCGGCAAGGCCCACACGGGCGCGGAGGCGCGGCGGTTCCTGGACCGTACGGCGGTGGACCTGCTGCTGCTGGACCTGCATCTGCCGGATGTGCACGGGCTGCAGCTGGCCCGCTCCCTGCGCGCGGCCGGCCACCACGCGGACGTGATAGCGGTGACGTCGGCCCGCGATCTGGCGGTGGTCCGCGAGGGCGTCTCGCTCGGCGTCGTCCAGTACGTCCTGAAGCCCTTCACCTTTGCCACCCTGCGCGACCGCCTGGTCCGCTACGCCGAGTTCCACGCGGCGGCCGGCGAGGCGAGCGGCCAGGACGAGGTCGACCGCGCCCTGGCCACCCTGCGCGCACCGACCCCCGCGGCCCTGCCGAAGGGGCTGAGCGGGCCGACGCTGGAGCGGGTGACGTCCGCTCTGCGAGGAGCGCAGGAGGGGCTCACGGCGGCGGGGCTGGCGGAGACGGTCGGGATCTCACGGATCACCGCCCGGCGGTATCTGGAGCACCTGGTGGAGGCGGGACGAGCCGACCGGAGCCCGCTGTACGGGCAGGTGGGGAGGCCGGAGCTGGTGTACCGGTGGGTGCGGGGCCGTTAG
- a CDS encoding MerR family transcriptional regulator: protein MRIGELAARAGTTTRTLRYYETRGLLPARRDGNGHRTYDEADLRLLEQIRTLQDFGFGLEETRPFVECLRAGHPQGDSCPASLVVYRRKLDELDALIGQLSAVRETVAGQLARAERARETLAAEALVPGGPEPGCELGGIAR, encoded by the coding sequence ATGCGAATCGGCGAGCTGGCCGCACGGGCCGGGACCACGACCCGCACCCTGCGCTACTACGAGACCCGCGGGCTGCTGCCGGCCCGGCGCGACGGCAACGGACACCGCACGTACGACGAGGCCGACCTCAGGCTGCTGGAGCAGATCCGGACGCTGCAGGACTTCGGGTTCGGCCTGGAGGAGACGCGGCCCTTCGTGGAGTGCCTGCGCGCCGGGCATCCGCAGGGCGACTCCTGCCCGGCCTCGCTCGTGGTCTACCGGCGCAAGCTGGACGAGCTGGACGCGCTCATCGGGCAGCTGTCGGCGGTGCGGGAGACGGTCGCGGGGCAGCTTGCGCGGGCCGAACGGGCGCGGGAGACGCTGGCCGCCGAGGCGCTGGTTCCGGGGGGTCCGGAGCCCGGGTGCGAACTGGGAGGCATTGCGCGATGA
- a CDS encoding tetratricopeptide repeat protein, producing MIAHPAAPAAPNGRAYRTMSAPSPTTEAATYLAWRRYFDDSITVCRAAQEAAHRVGDRHAEAMQWGNLGVTLREADRAEEAIDALIHARDLYQAVRARSHEAAAWGDLGAALWEAGRPQEAIVALIRARDLAQATGDRHGEAGAWNNLGTALQGAGRSGEAIEALIHSRDLAQAIGDRHGEGIAWNNLGTALWEAGRTQEAVTAYRKDLEICREFEDWYGEGQTLENLARSHMSAHHPAEARTAYLQSADAYTRANAPADAARVRARAAGLSGQPD from the coding sequence GTGATCGCTCATCCGGCCGCGCCTGCCGCCCCGAACGGCAGGGCGTACCGCACGATGAGCGCCCCCAGCCCGACGACCGAGGCTGCCACGTATCTCGCCTGGCGGCGGTACTTCGATGACTCGATCACCGTCTGCCGTGCCGCGCAGGAGGCCGCCCACCGCGTCGGGGACCGCCACGCCGAGGCCATGCAGTGGGGCAACCTCGGCGTCACCCTGCGGGAGGCGGACCGAGCGGAGGAGGCGATCGACGCCCTCATCCACGCCCGCGACCTGTACCAGGCCGTCCGGGCCCGCAGTCACGAGGCCGCCGCATGGGGTGACCTCGGCGCCGCCCTGTGGGAGGCGGGCCGGCCGCAGGAGGCGATCGTCGCCCTCATCCGCGCCCGCGACCTCGCCCAAGCCACCGGCGACCGCCATGGCGAGGCCGGGGCGTGGAACAACCTCGGCACCGCCCTGCAGGGGGCGGGCCGGTCAGGGGAGGCGATCGAGGCCCTCATCCACTCCCGCGACCTCGCCCAGGCCATCGGCGACCGCCACGGCGAGGGCATCGCGTGGAACAACCTCGGCACCGCCCTGTGGGAGGCGGGCCGGACGCAGGAGGCGGTAACGGCGTACCGCAAGGACTTGGAGATCTGCCGGGAATTCGAGGACTGGTACGGCGAAGGGCAAACCCTCGAAAACCTGGCCCGCAGCCACATGTCCGCCCACCACCCCGCCGAAGCCCGCACCGCCTACCTCCAGTCCGCCGACGCCTACACCCGCGCCAACGCCCCCGCAGACGCCGCCCGAGTCCGAGCCCGAGCGGCCGGGCTGTCCGGGCAACCGGACTGA
- a CDS encoding TetR/AcrR family transcriptional regulator — translation MTAMTTGNSRADANRRRILDVALAELLRDPDASMDQIARAAGVVRRTVYGHFPSREALISTLVDEAVQALGDADAGAREGVADPAEAVARSVLAIWRIADRYRLLVALAQRTVTVQGIRERLAPLRANKVQLLEQGLEDGVFGSPLPAPALAYAHEQLLFAVMEAVNDGLLTAQEAGRSAAVTVLTAAGMPASAATALVAEVSEEPQATS, via the coding sequence ATGACTGCCATGACCACGGGTAACAGCCGCGCCGACGCCAACCGGCGCCGCATCCTCGACGTCGCCCTCGCGGAACTGCTGCGCGACCCCGACGCCTCCATGGACCAGATCGCGCGGGCCGCGGGGGTCGTACGACGAACGGTGTACGGCCACTTCCCGAGCCGTGAGGCGCTGATCAGCACGCTGGTCGACGAGGCGGTCCAGGCTCTGGGGGACGCGGACGCGGGAGCCCGCGAAGGGGTCGCGGATCCGGCGGAGGCGGTGGCCCGCTCGGTGCTCGCGATCTGGCGGATCGCCGACCGCTACCGGCTGCTGGTCGCACTCGCCCAGCGCACGGTCACCGTCCAGGGCATCCGGGAACGCCTCGCGCCGTTGCGCGCGAACAAGGTCCAGCTGCTCGAGCAGGGCCTTGAGGACGGCGTCTTCGGCTCACCGCTCCCGGCCCCGGCACTCGCGTACGCCCACGAGCAGTTGCTGTTCGCGGTGATGGAGGCGGTGAACGACGGCCTCCTGACAGCACAGGAGGCGGGCCGCTCCGCCGCGGTCACGGTACTGACCGCGGCGGGCATGCCCGCCTCCGCGGCCACCGCGCTGGTGGCCGAGGTGAGTGAAGAGCCGCAGGCAACGTCGTAG
- the trxA gene encoding thioredoxin has translation MSLVSGLTEVTDADFEAEVKGSELPVLVQFTADWCGPCRQLAPVLKDIAFEEGDRLKIVQLDVDRNPRTTVAYGVLSTPTLMVFRGGEPVRSMVGARPKRRLLQELADVL, from the coding sequence ATGAGCTTGGTGAGCGGGCTGACCGAGGTGACGGACGCCGATTTCGAGGCGGAGGTGAAGGGCTCGGAGCTGCCGGTGCTGGTGCAGTTCACGGCCGACTGGTGCGGGCCGTGCCGGCAGCTCGCACCGGTGCTGAAGGACATCGCCTTCGAGGAGGGCGACCGGCTGAAGATCGTCCAGCTCGACGTGGACCGCAATCCGCGGACCACGGTCGCCTACGGCGTGCTGTCGACACCCACCCTGATGGTCTTCCGGGGCGGCGAGCCGGTGCGGTCGATGGTGGGGGCCAGGCCCAAGCGGCGGCTGCTGCAGGAGCTGGCCGACGTGCTGTAA
- a CDS encoding MFS transporter, with product MRLVMTEPVEKMERPYARRWWALLVLCLSLLIIVMANTALTVAAPDMTKDLGLSSADLQWVIDGYTVPYAALMLLLGAIGDKYSRRGALVLGLVVFGGGAVFGYLADSSTTVIAARAVMGVGAALIMPATLSLLAATFPRAERAKAIVLWTATAGLAIAAGPVVAGALLRDHGWSSTFLINVPIAAVAIVAALVLIPPSKAGHHDRIDYVGGLLSVIWTGSLIYMIIEGPHFGWHAKAITAAVVAGAGLVAFVLWELRHPRPILDVRRFAGRRFAGSNLAVALFFLAVFGAFYYLTQHLQFVLGYDALQTGVRMLPLAGAVFAGSALTGFLTPRVGMKWTVGAGMVGGTTALALLTRVDAGSTYSDFLAPLVILGLAIGLALSPCTDAIMGAFPESELGVGGAVNDTSLELGGSLGIAILGSLLATSYGNHLRDATAGSRLPASALDTARDSVGAGYAVAQGIGEKAQAAAAQAAHATNPQQAAQLRQQAAELAAGAHRMAQAVGSSFSDAVAHTSLVGAVILGIGTVVVAVLLPRREKPAPEVKEREKELADSAVG from the coding sequence ATGCGACTCGTCATGACCGAACCGGTCGAGAAGATGGAGCGCCCCTACGCCCGGCGCTGGTGGGCGCTGCTGGTGCTCTGCCTGAGCCTGCTGATCATCGTGATGGCGAACACGGCCCTCACGGTCGCCGCGCCCGACATGACCAAGGACCTCGGGCTCTCCAGCGCCGACCTGCAGTGGGTGATCGACGGCTACACCGTCCCCTACGCCGCGCTGATGCTGCTGCTCGGCGCGATCGGCGACAAGTACAGCCGGCGCGGGGCGCTCGTCCTCGGCCTCGTCGTCTTCGGCGGCGGCGCCGTCTTCGGCTACCTCGCCGACAGCTCCACCACCGTCATCGCGGCCCGCGCCGTGATGGGCGTCGGCGCGGCACTGATCATGCCCGCCACGCTCTCCCTGCTCGCCGCGACCTTCCCGCGCGCCGAACGCGCCAAGGCGATCGTGCTGTGGACCGCCACCGCCGGCCTCGCCATCGCCGCCGGACCGGTCGTCGCGGGCGCGCTGCTGCGCGACCACGGCTGGTCCTCGACCTTCCTGATCAACGTGCCCATCGCGGCCGTCGCGATCGTCGCCGCCCTCGTGCTCATCCCGCCGTCCAAGGCCGGCCACCACGACCGCATCGACTACGTGGGCGGACTGCTGTCGGTGATCTGGACCGGCTCGCTGATCTACATGATCATCGAGGGCCCGCACTTCGGCTGGCACGCGAAGGCGATCACGGCGGCGGTCGTGGCCGGCGCCGGCCTGGTGGCGTTCGTCCTCTGGGAGCTGCGCCACCCCCGCCCCATCCTGGACGTCCGCCGCTTCGCCGGCCGCCGCTTCGCGGGCTCCAACCTGGCCGTCGCCCTGTTCTTCCTCGCCGTCTTCGGCGCCTTCTACTACCTCACCCAGCACCTGCAGTTCGTCCTCGGCTACGACGCACTCCAGACCGGCGTACGGATGCTGCCGCTGGCCGGCGCGGTCTTCGCCGGCTCGGCCCTCACCGGCTTCCTCACCCCGCGCGTCGGCATGAAGTGGACGGTCGGCGCGGGCATGGTCGGCGGCACCACCGCCCTCGCCCTGCTGACCCGGGTCGACGCGGGCTCGACGTACAGCGACTTCCTCGCCCCCCTGGTCATCCTCGGCCTCGCCATCGGCCTCGCCCTCTCGCCCTGCACCGACGCCATCATGGGCGCCTTCCCCGAGTCCGAGCTGGGCGTCGGCGGCGCCGTCAACGACACCTCGCTGGAGCTGGGCGGCTCGCTCGGCATCGCGATCCTCGGCTCACTGCTCGCGACGTCGTACGGCAACCACCTGCGCGACGCCACCGCCGGCAGCAGGCTCCCGGCGAGCGCCCTGGACACGGCCAGGGACTCGGTCGGGGCCGGCTACGCGGTCGCGCAGGGCATCGGCGAGAAGGCACAGGCCGCAGCCGCGCAGGCCGCCCACGCGACCAACCCCCAGCAGGCGGCGCAGCTGAGGCAGCAGGCGGCCGAACTCGCCGCCGGTGCCCACCGGATGGCCCAGGCGGTCGGCTCGTCCTTCTCCGACGCCGTCGCCCACACCAGCCTGGTCGGCGCGGTGATCCTCGGCATCGGCACCGTGGTGGTGGCCGTGCTGCTCCCGCGCCGTGAAAAGCCCGCGCCGGAGGTGAAGGAGCGGGAGAAGGAGCTGGCGGACAGCGCCGTCGGCTGA
- a CDS encoding HelD family protein — translation MRHEQEFIDGLYARVDVLRGEAETSVTDALAQGDKPMQARLERDILVAERSGLLAALNAVYGSLCFGRIDLADGTAHHIGRIGLREDDAERTPVLIDWRADVARPFYLATGHTPMGLRRRRHISTEGRTVTSLHDEILDLGDTTRTGYEDHSGDDVLLAALNSARTGRMSDIVQTIQAEQDEIIRAPHRGVLVVEGGPGTGKTAVALHRAAYLLYEYRELLARRAVLIVGPNPAFLGYIGEVLPSLGETGVLLATVGELFPGVKATAADTPGAAAVKGRADMAEALAAAVRDRQALPDPVIAIEHDREVLMLDDGLVGVARERTRAAKLPHNAAREYFEGHILNTLTELYAERVGTDPYDGSSLLDASDITQIRDELAENPEVWSAIDQLWPRVTPQRLVADFLAEPERYVGDADAAAIRRPVTRAWTVADVPLLDEAAELLGEDERSARARAERERETQIAYAQGVLDVSYASRTYEFEDKEDSDPDASEVLSAHDIIDAERFAERQEEADHRSAAERAAADRTWAFGHIIVDEAQELSPMAWRLLMRRSPTRSMTLVGDPAQTAEAAGSGSWADILEPYVEDRWEHTRLGVNYRTPAEIMELAAAVVRAENPDFEPPSSVRSTGVRPWVRRADDLPEAVAKAVAELTPDEGRLAVIAPRELHRRLAARLDGVTAGAEPDLTRTVVLLDPRQAKGLEFDSVLVVEPARYGTSDLYVALTRATQRLGVLHTGDLPEALRQAAATP, via the coding sequence TTGCGGCACGAGCAGGAATTCATCGACGGACTGTACGCGCGCGTGGACGTGCTGCGCGGCGAGGCCGAGACCTCGGTCACGGACGCGCTCGCCCAGGGCGACAAGCCCATGCAGGCCCGGCTGGAACGGGACATCCTGGTCGCCGAGCGTTCGGGGCTGCTCGCCGCGCTGAACGCCGTCTACGGCTCGCTCTGCTTCGGCCGGATCGACCTCGCCGACGGCACCGCCCACCACATCGGCCGGATCGGGCTGCGCGAGGACGACGCCGAGCGCACCCCCGTCCTCATCGACTGGCGGGCCGACGTCGCCCGCCCCTTCTACCTGGCCACCGGTCACACCCCGATGGGCCTGCGCCGCCGCCGGCACATCAGCACCGAGGGCCGGACCGTGACCTCCCTGCACGACGAGATCCTCGACCTCGGTGACACCACCCGCACCGGCTACGAGGACCACAGCGGCGACGACGTGCTGCTGGCCGCGCTGAACTCGGCCCGCACCGGCCGCATGAGCGACATCGTGCAGACCATCCAGGCCGAGCAGGACGAGATCATCCGGGCGCCACACCGAGGCGTGCTGGTGGTCGAGGGCGGGCCGGGCACCGGAAAGACGGCGGTCGCCCTGCACCGCGCGGCTTATCTCCTCTACGAGTACCGCGAGCTGCTGGCCCGCCGGGCCGTGCTGATCGTCGGCCCCAACCCGGCCTTCCTCGGCTACATCGGCGAGGTGCTGCCCTCCCTCGGCGAGACCGGGGTGCTGCTGGCCACAGTCGGCGAGCTGTTCCCCGGCGTGAAGGCGACCGCCGCCGACACCCCCGGGGCGGCCGCCGTGAAGGGCCGCGCCGACATGGCCGAGGCGCTCGCCGCCGCCGTCCGCGACCGGCAGGCCCTGCCCGACCCGGTGATCGCGATCGAGCACGACCGCGAGGTGCTGATGCTCGACGACGGTCTCGTCGGCGTGGCCCGCGAGCGCACCCGCGCCGCCAAGCTGCCGCACAACGCGGCCCGCGAGTACTTCGAGGGCCACATCCTCAACACCCTCACCGAGCTGTACGCCGAGCGCGTGGGCACCGACCCCTACGACGGCAGCAGCCTGCTCGACGCCTCCGACATCACCCAGATCCGCGACGAACTCGCCGAGAACCCCGAAGTCTGGTCCGCCATCGACCAGTTGTGGCCGAGGGTCACCCCGCAGCGCCTCGTCGCCGACTTCCTCGCCGAGCCGGAGCGGTACGTCGGCGACGCGGACGCGGCCGCCATCCGGCGCCCGGTGACCCGGGCCTGGACCGTCGCCGACGTGCCCCTGCTGGACGAGGCGGCCGAACTCCTCGGCGAGGACGAGCGCTCGGCACGGGCCCGTGCCGAGCGCGAACGAGAGACGCAGATCGCTTACGCCCAGGGCGTGCTGGACGTGTCGTACGCCTCCCGGACGTACGAGTTCGAGGACAAGGAGGACAGTGACCCGGACGCCTCCGAGGTGCTGTCGGCGCACGACATCATCGACGCCGAGCGGTTCGCCGAGCGGCAGGAGGAGGCGGACCACCGCAGCGCCGCGGAGCGCGCCGCGGCCGACCGCACCTGGGCGTTCGGGCACATCATCGTGGACGAGGCGCAGGAGCTGTCGCCGATGGCCTGGCGCCTGCTGATGCGGCGCAGCCCGACCCGCTCGATGACCCTGGTGGGCGATCCGGCCCAGACGGCGGAGGCGGCCGGTTCCGGCTCCTGGGCGGACATCCTCGAGCCGTACGTCGAGGACCGCTGGGAGCACACCCGGCTCGGGGTCAACTACCGCACCCCGGCCGAGATCATGGAGCTGGCCGCAGCCGTCGTCCGCGCCGAGAACCCGGACTTCGAGCCGCCGAGTTCGGTCCGTTCCACCGGCGTGCGGCCCTGGGTGCGGCGGGCCGACGACCTGCCCGAGGCCGTGGCCAAGGCGGTCGCCGAACTGACTCCGGACGAGGGCCGGTTGGCGGTGATCGCCCCGCGCGAGCTGCACCGCCGCCTCGCCGCGCGGCTGGACGGCGTCACGGCCGGCGCCGAGCCCGATCTGACCCGTACGGTCGTCCTGCTCGACCCGCGCCAGGCCAAGGGCCTCGAATTCGACTCGGTGCTGGTGGTGGAGCCGGCCCGGTACGGCACCAGCGACCTGTACGTGGCCCTGACCCGGGCCACCCAGCGGCTCGGGGTGCTGCACACCGGCGACCTGCCCGAGGCGCTCAGGCAGGCCGCAGCCACACCGTAG
- a CDS encoding sensor histidine kinase gives MRVPSLPRPRSLAGQLFAMQAVLIALVVAGYALFTYVSDRGQAEDAAVRQVTAVARSIADAPSVRAAIHTSDPSAALEPYALQVTRDADVDFVTIMNTDGIRWTHPDPGQIGKRFLGRIGPAVRGHTFTETYTGTLGPSVRAVTPVEDNGRVIGLVSAGIKVEEISARVRGQVTALLGVAGGTLLLGAVGTYVINARLRRHTHGMNAAELSRMHDYHQAALHAVREGLLMLDGQYRVALINDGGRELLGVGSEGAVIGRSVADLGLPGPLTGALLSSEPRVDEVHLTASRVLVVNTSPVSGGERRGTVVTLRDVTELQALTGELDSERGFTQALRSQAHEAANRLHTVVSLIELDRAEEAVAFATAELELAQALTDRVVAAVGEPVLAALLLGKTAQANERGVELVVSPDSRLDDGLLPAELSSRDLVTILGNLIDNAVDAAQGSAGARVTVTAYASAGEVVLRVSDTGPGVDPAHADLVFQRGFSTKPAGPGGRGLGLALVRQAVARHEGTLTVAESDDDGEGGAVFEVRLPLHTPTGGSR, from the coding sequence ATGCGCGTTCCCTCCCTCCCCCGGCCTCGCAGCCTGGCGGGCCAGCTGTTCGCCATGCAGGCCGTGCTGATCGCGCTGGTCGTGGCCGGGTACGCGCTGTTCACCTACGTCAGCGACCGGGGGCAGGCCGAGGACGCGGCGGTCCGCCAGGTCACGGCCGTGGCCCGGTCGATCGCGGACGCCCCCTCGGTGCGCGCGGCGATCCACACCTCCGACCCGTCGGCGGCCCTGGAGCCGTACGCGCTGCAGGTCACCCGGGACGCGGACGTCGACTTCGTGACGATCATGAACACGGACGGGATCCGCTGGACCCACCCGGACCCGGGACAGATCGGCAAACGCTTCCTCGGCCGTATCGGCCCGGCCGTGCGCGGTCACACCTTCACCGAGACCTACACCGGCACGCTCGGCCCCTCCGTGCGCGCGGTCACCCCGGTCGAGGACAACGGCCGCGTCATCGGCCTGGTCAGCGCCGGGATCAAGGTGGAGGAGATCAGCGCCCGGGTCCGCGGCCAGGTCACGGCCCTGCTCGGCGTCGCCGGCGGCACGCTGCTGCTGGGCGCGGTCGGCACGTACGTCATCAACGCCCGGCTGCGCCGCCACACCCACGGCATGAACGCCGCCGAGCTGAGCCGGATGCACGACTACCACCAGGCGGCGCTGCACGCGGTCCGCGAGGGCCTGCTGATGCTGGACGGGCAGTACAGGGTGGCGCTGATCAACGACGGCGGGCGGGAGCTGCTGGGAGTGGGCAGCGAGGGGGCGGTGATCGGCCGCTCGGTGGCGGACCTGGGCCTGCCGGGCCCGCTGACCGGCGCGCTGCTGTCGTCCGAGCCCCGGGTGGACGAGGTGCACCTGACCGCGTCGCGCGTGCTGGTGGTGAACACCTCCCCGGTGTCGGGAGGTGAGCGCCGGGGAACGGTGGTGACGTTGCGCGACGTGACCGAACTGCAGGCCCTGACGGGCGAGTTGGACTCCGAGCGCGGCTTCACCCAGGCGCTGCGCTCACAGGCGCACGAGGCGGCCAACCGCCTGCACACCGTGGTGTCGCTGATCGAGCTGGACCGCGCCGAGGAGGCGGTGGCGTTCGCCACGGCGGAGCTGGAGCTGGCGCAGGCCCTGACGGACCGGGTGGTGGCGGCCGTCGGCGAACCGGTGCTCGCGGCCCTGCTGCTCGGCAAGACGGCCCAGGCCAACGAGCGGGGCGTGGAGCTGGTGGTCTCCCCCGACAGCCGCCTGGACGACGGCCTGCTCCCGGCGGAACTGTCCTCACGCGACCTGGTCACGATCCTCGGCAACCTGATCGACAACGCGGTGGACGCGGCGCAGGGCAGCGCCGGGGCGCGGGTGACGGTGACGGCGTACGCGTCGGCCGGCGAGGTGGTCCTGCGGGTGAGCGACACCGGCCCCGGTGTCGACCCCGCCCATGCCGACCTGGTATTCCAGCGGGGGTTCTCCACCAAGCCGGCCGGGCCCGGCGGGCGGGGGCTCGGACTGGCCCTGGTCCGGCAGGCGGTGGCCCGCCACGAGGGCACGCTGACGGTGGCGGAATCCGACGACGACGGCGAGGGCGGAGCGGTGTTCGAGGTGCGGTTGCCGCTGCACACACCCACGGGTGGCAGCAGATGA
- a CDS encoding DUF2127 domain-containing protein produces MKIDWDRRTCARKGHVTYAPDDPRLRLRLHAETVVGAAWRCLRCGDFVLGQPHGSGPAADAPLVPRGKVLRDLFILRFLAIERLVRGVFIVLVAIAVWKFSNSQDAVRRLFNENMDVFRPVFKHFHYDLDHSPVVGSIQKAFGYKHSTLLLVAALLLAYALIELVEAAGLWYAKRWAEYLTVVATAAFLPLEIYELTEKVSYLKIATLVLNILAVLYIAVAKRLFGLRGGRRAFEEERHSASLMEVEESAGVPVQPHPWESAR; encoded by the coding sequence ATGAAGATCGACTGGGACCGGCGGACCTGCGCGCGGAAGGGGCATGTGACCTACGCGCCCGACGACCCCCGGCTGCGTCTGCGGCTGCACGCCGAGACCGTGGTCGGTGCGGCGTGGCGCTGTCTGCGCTGCGGTGACTTCGTGCTCGGGCAGCCGCACGGCTCGGGGCCGGCCGCCGACGCCCCGCTGGTGCCGCGCGGCAAGGTCCTGCGCGACCTGTTCATCCTGCGCTTCCTCGCGATCGAGCGGTTGGTGCGCGGCGTGTTCATCGTCCTCGTCGCCATAGCGGTGTGGAAGTTCAGCAACAGCCAGGACGCGGTGCGCCGGCTGTTCAACGAGAACATGGACGTCTTCCGCCCGGTCTTCAAGCACTTCCACTACGACCTCGACCACTCGCCCGTCGTCGGCTCCATCCAGAAGGCGTTCGGCTACAAGCACTCCACGCTGCTGCTCGTGGCGGCCCTGCTGCTGGCCTACGCCTTGATCGAACTGGTCGAGGCGGCCGGGCTCTGGTACGCCAAGCGCTGGGCGGAATACCTGACGGTGGTGGCGACGGCGGCATTTCTCCCGCTGGAGATCTACGAACTCACCGAGAAGGTCAGCTATCTGAAGATCGCCACCCTCGTCCTCAACATACTCGCGGTCCTCTACATCGCCGTGGCCAAGCGCCTGTTCGGCCTCCGCGGCGGCCGCAGGGCCTTCGAGGAGGAACGGCACAGCGCCTCCTTGATGGAGGTGGAGGAGTCGGCGGGGGTGCCCGTCCAGCCTCACCCATGGGAGAGTGCGCGCTGA
- a CDS encoding cation:dicarboxylate symporter family transporter, protein MPTKTSRRAAVAASTPDTAPAVPRVKRDRTHYLYIAVIAAVALGIAVGLIWPDAAVQLKPLGTGFVNLIKMMISPIIFCTIVIGIGSVRKAAKVGAVGGIALGYFLVMSLVALAIGLVVGNVLHPGDGLHLTNAIKQSGHAQVSTEALPPVEFVLSIIPTTFVSAFTGESVLQTLLVALLAGFALQAMGPVGQPVLRGVEHIQRLVFRILSMVMWAAPVGAFGAIAAVTGSAGVDALKSLAVLMLGFYVTCVLFVFVVLGAVLRIVAGLNVFSLCKYLAREFLLILSTSSSESALPRLIAKMEHLGVSKPVVGITVPTGYSFNLDGTMIYMTMASLYIADALGTPMSIGEQIPLLLFLLLASKGAAGVSGAGLATLAGGLQSHKPALVDGVGLIVGIDRFMSEARALTNFAGNAVATVLVGTWTKEIDKDRVRRVLAGELPFDETTLMDEGQSTDAGVPEPRQGELAKA, encoded by the coding sequence ATGCCGACGAAGACGTCAAGGAGGGCAGCCGTGGCCGCCAGCACCCCCGATACGGCACCAGCCGTACCCCGCGTGAAGCGGGACCGGACCCACTACCTGTACATCGCCGTCATCGCGGCGGTCGCGCTGGGCATCGCGGTGGGGCTCATCTGGCCCGACGCGGCCGTCCAGCTGAAGCCGCTCGGTACCGGCTTCGTCAACCTGATCAAGATGATGATCTCGCCGATCATCTTCTGCACGATCGTGATCGGCATCGGGTCGGTGCGCAAGGCTGCCAAGGTCGGCGCCGTCGGCGGTATCGCCCTTGGCTACTTCCTCGTGATGTCGCTCGTCGCGCTCGCCATCGGGCTCGTCGTCGGCAATGTGCTGCACCCGGGTGACGGGCTGCACCTGACGAACGCGATCAAGCAGTCCGGTCACGCCCAGGTGTCCACCGAGGCGCTGCCGCCCGTCGAGTTCGTGCTGTCGATCATCCCGACCACGTTCGTCTCCGCCTTCACCGGGGAGTCGGTCCTCCAGACGCTGCTGGTGGCCCTGCTCGCCGGGTTCGCGCTGCAGGCCATGGGCCCGGTCGGGCAGCCGGTGCTGCGCGGCGTCGAGCACATCCAGCGGCTCGTCTTCCGCATCCTGTCGATGGTCATGTGGGCCGCGCCGGTCGGTGCCTTCGGCGCGATCGCGGCCGTGACCGGCTCGGCCGGCGTCGACGCGCTCAAGAGCCTCGCCGTGCTGATGCTCGGCTTCTACGTCACCTGCGTCCTGTTCGTCTTCGTGGTGCTCGGCGCCGTCCTGCGGATCGTCGCGGGGCTGAACGTCTTCTCGCTGTGCAAGTACCTGGCCCGCGAGTTCCTGCTGATCCTGTCCACCTCCTCCTCCGAGTCCGCGCTGCCGCGGCTCATCGCGAAGATGGAGCACCTCGGCGTCAGCAAGCCGGTCGTCGGCATCACCGTGCCGACCGGGTACTCCTTCAACCTCGACGGCACGATGATCTACATGACCATGGCGTCGCTGTACATCGCGGACGCGCTGGGCACGCCGATGTCGATCGGCGAGCAGATCCCGCTGCTGCTGTTCCTGCTGCTGGCGTCCAAGGGCGCGGCGGGCGTCAGCGGCGCCGGACTCGCCACCCTGGCGGGCGGCCTCCAGTCGCACAAGCCCGCGCTGGTCGACGGCGTCGGCCTGATCGTCGGCATCGACCGCTTCATGAGCGAGGCCCGTGCGCTGACCAACTTCGCGGGCAACGCGGTGGCGACGGTGCTGGTGGGCACGTGGACGAAGGAGATCGACAAGGACCGGGTGCGGCGGGTGCTCGCCGGGGAGCTGCCGTTCGACGAGACCACGCTGATGGACGAGGGGCAGAGCACGGATGCCGGGGTGCCCGAGCCCCGGCAGGGGGAGCTGGCCAAGGCCTGA